Proteins found in one Pongo pygmaeus isolate AG05252 chromosome 8, NHGRI_mPonPyg2-v2.0_pri, whole genome shotgun sequence genomic segment:
- the MKI67 gene encoding proliferation marker protein Ki-67 isoform X5 translates to MICSKRRSGASEANLIVAKSWADVVKLGAKQTQTKVIKHGPQRSMNKRRRRPATPKKPVGEVHSQFSTGHANSPCTIIIGKAHTEKVHVPARPYRMLNNFVSNQKMDFKEDLSGIAEMFKTPVKEQPQLTSTCHVAVSNSENLLGKQFQGTNSGEEPLLPTSESFGVNVFFSAQNAAKQPSDKCSASPPLRRQCIRENGNIAKTPRNTYKITSVETKTSDTETEPSKIVSSANKSRRSTEFRNIQKPPVESKSEETNTDIVERILKRGQKATLLQQRREGEMKEIERPFETYKENIDLKENDEKLKAMKRSRRTWGQKCEPMSDLTDLKILPDTELTKDPARGQDLLQTQDHAKAPKSEKGKITKMPCQSLQPEPINTPTHIKQRLKASLGKAGVKEELLAVGKLTQTSGETTHTHREPAGDGKSIRTFKESPKQILDPAARVTGMKKWPRTPKEEAQSLEDLAGFKELFQTPGPAEESMTDEKATKIACKSPPPESVDNPTSTKQRPKRSLRKADVEEEFLALRKLTPSAGEAMHTPKPAGGDEKDMKAFMGTPVQKLDLAGTLPGSKRQLQTPKEKAQALEDLAGFKELFQTPGHTKELVAAGKTTKIPCKSPQPDPVDTPTSTKQRPKRSIRKADVEGELLAFRKLTPSAGKAMHTPTPSVGEEKDINTFVGTPVQKLDLTENLTGSKRWPQTPKEKAQALEDLTGFKELFQTPGHTEEGHAGKTTKMPCKSSPPESADTPTSTRRQPKTPLGERDVQKELSALKKLTQTSGETIHTDKVPGGEDKSISVFRETAKQKLDPAASITGSKRQPKTKEKTQPLEDLAGLKELFQTPICTEKPTTHEKTTKIACISQTDPVDTPTSSKPKSKRSLRKVDVEEEFLALRKRTPSAGKAMHTPKPAVSGEKNIYAFMGTPVQKLDVPENLTGSKRRLQTPKEKAQALEDLAGFKELFQTPGHTEESITNDKTAKVACKSSQPDPDKNPASSKRRLKTSLGKVGVKEELLAVGKLTQTSGETTHTHTQPTGDGKSMEAFTESPKQILDSAASLTGSKRQPRTPKGKSEVPEDLAGFNELFQTPSHTRESMTNEKTTKISYRASQPDPVDTPTSSKPQPKRSLRKADTEEEFLAFRKRTPSAGKAMHTPKPAVGEEKDINTFMGTPVQKLDLPGNLPGSKRRLQTRKEKAQALEDLTGFRELFQTPCTDNPKTDEKTTKILCKSPQSDPVDTPISTKQWPKRSLKKADIEEEFLALRKLTPSAGKAMHTPKAAVGEEKDINTFVATPVQKLDLLGNLPGSKRRPQTPKEKAKALEDLAGFKELFQTPGHTEESMTDDKITEVSCKSPQPDPVKTPTSSKRRLKTSLGKVGVKEEVLPVGKLTQTSGKTTQTHRETAGDGKSIKAFKESAKQMPDPANCGTGMKRWPRTPKEEAQSLEDLAGFKELFQTPDHTEESTTDDKTTKIACKSPPPESMDTPTSTRRRPKTPLGKGDIVEELSALKKLTQTTHTDKVPGGEDKGINVFRETAKQKLDPAASVTGSKRQPRTPKGKAQPLEDLAGLKELFQTPICTDKPTTHEKTTKMACRSPQPNPVDTPTIFKPQSKRSLRKADVEEEVLALRKRTPSVGKAMDIPKLAGGDEKNMKASMGTPVQKLDLPGNLPGSKRRPQTPKEKAQPLEDLTGFKELFQTPGTDKPTTDEKTTKIACKSPQPDPVGTPASTKQRPKRSLRKADVEEEFLALRKRTPSAGKAMDTPKPSVSDEKDTNTFVETPVQKLDLLGNLPGSKRQPQTCKEKAEALEDLAGFKELFQTPGHTEESMTDDKITEVSCKSPQPESFKTSRSSKQRLKISVVKVDMKEEPLAVSKLTRTSGETTQKHTESTGDSKSIKAFKESPKQILDPAASVTGSRRQLRTRKEKARALEDLVDFKELFSAPGHTEESMTVDKNTKIPCKSPPPELTDTATSTKRCPKTRLRKEVKENLSAVERLTQTSGQSTHTHKEPASGDEDIKVFKQRAKKKPNPVEEEPSRRKPRAPKEKAQPLEDLAGFKELSETSGHTRESLTAGKATKIPCKSPPLEVDTTASTKRHLRTRVQKVQVKEEPSAVKFTQTSGETMDADKEPAGEDKGIKALKESAKQTPAPVASVTGSRRRPRAPRENAQAIEDLAGFKDPAPGHTEESMTDDKTTKIPCKSSPELEDTATSSKRRPRTRAQKVEVKEELLAVGKLTQTSGETMHTDEEPVGEGKGMKAFKQPAKQKLDAEDVIGSRRRPRAPKEKAQPLEVLASFQELSQTPGHTEELANGAADSFTSAPKQTPDSGKPLKISRRVIRAPKVEPMGDLVSTRDPVKSQSKSNTSLPALPFKRGGGKDGSVMGTKRLRCMPAPEEIVEELPASKKQRAAPRARGKSPEPVVIMKRSLRTSAKRIEPAEELNSNNMKTNKEEHKLQDVVPENKGISLRSRRQNKTDVEQQVTEVFVVAERIEINRNEKKPMKTSPEMDIQNPDDGAQKPIPRDKVSENKRCLRSVRQNESSQPKVAEESRGQKSVRVLMQNQEGKGEAGNSDSMCLRSRKTKSQSAASTSESESAHRVTRSVKRCAENPKKAEDNVCIKKIRTRSHRDSEDI, encoded by the exons atgatatgTTCCAAAAGAAGAAGTGGTGCTTCGGAAGCCAATCTGATTG TTGCAAAATCGTGGGCAGATGTAGTAAAACTTGgtgcaaaacaaacacaaactaaAGTCATAAAACATGGTCCTCAAAGGTCAATGAACAAAAGGCGAAGAAGACCTGCTACTCCAAAG AAGCCTGTGGGCGAAGTTCACAGTCAATTTAGTACAGGCCATGCAAACTCTCCTTGTACCATAATAATAGGGAAAGCTCATACTGAAAAAGTACATGTACCTGCTCGACCCTACAGAATGCTCAACAACTTCGTTTCCAACCAAAAAATGGACTTTAAGGAAGATCTTTCAG GAATAGCTGAAATGTTCAAGACCCCAGTGAAGGAGCAACCACAGTTAACAAGCACGTGTCACGTCGCTGTTTCAAATTCAGAGAATTTGCTTGGAAAACAGTTTCAGGGAACTAATTCAGGAGAAGAACCTCTGCTCCCCACCTCAGAGAGTTTTG gaGTAAATGTGTTCTTCAGTGCACAGAATGCAGCAAAACAGCCATCTGATAAATGCTCTGCAAGCCCTCCCTTAAGACGGCAGTGTATtagagaaaatggaaacataGCAAAAACGCCCAGGAACACCTACAAAATTACTTCCGTGGAGACAAAAACTTCAGATACTGAGACAGAGCCTTCAAAAATAGTATCCAGTGCAAACAAGTCAAGAAGGTCTACAGAGTTCAGGAATATACAGAAGCCACCTGTGGAAAGTAAGAGTGAAGAAACAAATACAGACATTGTTGAGCGCATCCTAAAAAGAGGTCAGAAGGCAACACTGCTACaacaaaggagagaaggagagatgaAGGAAATAGAAAGACCTTTTGAGACATATAAGGAAAATATTGacttaaaagaaaatgatgaaaagttgaaagcaatgAAGAGATCAAGAAGAACTTGGGGGCAGAAATGTGAACCAATGTCTGACCTGACAGACCTCAAGATCTTGCCTGATACAGAACTCACGAAAGACCCGGCACGTGGCCAGGATCTCCTCCaaacccaagatcatgccaaggCACCAAAGAGTGAGAAGGGCAAAATCACTAAAATGCCCTGCCAGTCATTACAACCAGAACCAATAAACACCCCAACACACATAAAACAACGGCTGAAGGCATCCCTGGGGAAAGCGGGTGTGAAAGAAGAGCTCCTAGCAGTCGGCAAGCTCACACAGACGTCAGGGGAAACCACGCACACGCACCGAGAGCCAGCAGGAGATGGCAAGAGCATCAGAACGTTTAAGGAGTCTCCAAAGCAGATCCTGGACCCAGCAGCCCGTGTAACTGGAATGAAGAAGTGGCCAAGAACGCCTAAGGAAGAGGCCCAGTCACTAGAAGACCTGGCTGGCTTCAAAGAGCTCTTCCAGACACCAGGTCCCGCTGAGGAATCAATGACTGATGAGAAAGCTACCAAAATAGCCTGCAAATCTCCACCACCAGAATCAGTGGACAATCCAACAAGCACAAAGCAACGGCCTAAGAGAAGTCTCAGGAAAGCAGACGTAGAGGAAGAATTCTTAGCACTCAGGAAACTAACACCATCAGCAGGGGAAGCCATGCACACGCCCAAACCAGCAGGAGGTGATGAGAAAGACATGAAAGCATTTATGGGAACTCCAGTGCAGAAACTGGACCTGGCAGGAACTTTACCTGGCAGCAAAAGACAGCTACAAACTCCTAAGGAAAAGGCCCAGGCTCTAGAAGACCTGGCTGGCTTTAAAGAGCTCTTCCAGACTCCTGGTCACACCAAGGAATTAGTGGCTGCTGGTAAAACCACTAAAATACCCTGCAAATCTCCACAGCCAGACCCAGTGGACACCCCAACAAGCACAAAGCAACGACCCAAGAGAAGTATCAGGAAAGCAGATGTAGAGGGAGAACTCTTAGCATTCAGGAAACTAACGCCATCAGCAGGCAAAGCTATGCACACGCCTACACCATCAGTAGGTGAAGAGAAAGACATCAACACATTTGTGGGAACTCCAGTGCAGAAACTGGACCTGACAGAGAACTTAACTGGCAGCAAGAGATGGCCACAAACTCCTAAGGAAAAAGCCCAGGCTCTGGAAGACCTGACTGGCTTTAAAGAGCTCTTCCAGACCCCTGGTCATACTGAGGAAGGTCATGCTGGCAAAACTACTAAAATGCCCTGCAAATCTTCTCCACCAGAATCAGCAGACACCCCAACAAGCACAAGAAGGCAGCCCAAGACACCTTTGGGGGAAAGGGATGTACAGAAAGAGCTCTCAGCCCTGAAGAAGCTCACACAGACATCAGGGGAAACCATACACACAGATAAAGTACCAGGAGGTGAGGATAAAAGCATCAGCGTGTTTAGGGAAACTGCAAAGCAGAAACTGGACCCAGCAGCAAGTATAACTGGCAGCAAGAGGCAGCCAAAAACTAAGGAAAAGACCCAACCCCTAGAAGACCTGGCCGGCTTGAAAGAGCTCTTCCAGACACCAATATGCACTGAGAAGCCCACGACTCATGAGAAAACTACCAAAATAGCCTGCATATCACAAACAGACCCAGTGGACACACCAACAAGCTCCAAGCCAAAGTCCAAGAGAAGTCTCAGGAAAGTGGATGTAGAAGAAGAATTCTTAGCACTCAGGAAACGAACACCATCAGCAGGCAAAGCCATGCACACACCCAAACCAGCAGTAAGTGGTGAGAAAAATATCTATGCATTTATGGGAACTCCAGTGCAGAAACTGGACGTGCCAGAAAACTTAACTGGCAGCAAGAGACGGCTACAAACTCCTAAGGAAAAGGCCCAGGCTCTAGAAGACCTGGCTGGCTTTAAAGAGCTCTTCCAGACACCAGGTCACACTGAGGAATCAATAACTAACGATAAAACTGCCAAAGTAGCCTGCAAATCTTCACAACCAGACCCAGACAAAAACCCAGCAAGCTCCAAGCGACGGCTCAAGACATCCCTGGGGAAAGTGGGCGTGAAAGAAGAGCTCCTAGCAGTTGGCAAGCTCACACAGACGTCAGGggagactacacacacacacacacagccaacaGGAGATGGTAAGAGCATGGAAGCATTTACGGAGTCTCCAAAGCAGATCTTAGATTCAGCAGCAAGTCTAACTGGCAGCAAGAGGCAGCCGAGAACTCCTAAGGGAAAGTCTGAAGTCCCTGAAGACCTGGCCGGCTTCAACGAGCTCTTCCAGACACCAAGTCACACTAGGGAATCGATGACTAACGAAAAAACTACCAAAATATCCTACAGAGCTTCACAGCCAGACCCAGTGGACACCCCAACAAGCTCCAAGCCACAGCCCAAGAGAAGTCTCAGGAAAGCAGACACTGAAGAAGAATTTTTAGCATTTAGGAAACGAACGCCATCAGCAGGCAAAGCCATGCACACACCCAAACCAGCAGTAGGTGAAGAGAAAGACATCAACACATTTATGGGAACTCCAGTGCAGAAACTGGACCTGCCAGGAAATTTACCTGGCAGCAAGAGACGGCTACAAACTCGTAAGGAAAAGGCCCAGGCTCTAGAAGACCTGACTGGCTTCAGAGAGCTTTTCCAGACACCATGCACTGATAACCCCAAGACTGATGAGAAAACTACCAAAATACTCTGCAAATCTCCACAATCGGACCCAGTAGACACCCCAATAAGCACAAAGCAATGGCCCAAGAGAAGCCTCAAGAAAGCAGACATAGAGGAAGAATTTTTAGCACTCAGGAAACTAACACCATCAGCAGGCAAAGCCATGCACACGCCTAAAGCAGCAGTAGGTGAAGAGAAAGACATCAACACATTTGTGGCGACTCCAGTGCAGAAACTGGACCTGCTAGGAAATTTACCTGGCAGCAAGAGACGGCCACAAACTCCTAAAGAAAAGGCCAAGGCTCTAGAAGATCTGGCTGGCTTCAAAGAGCTCTTCCAGACACCAGGTCACACTGAGGAATCAATGACTGATGACAAAATCACAGAAGTATCCTGCAAATCTCCACAACCAGACCCAGTCAAAACCCCAACAAGCTCCAAGCGACGACTCAAGACATCCTTGGGGAAAGTAGGCGTGAAAGAAGAGGTCCTACCAGTCGGCAAGCTCACACAGACATCAGGGAAGACCacgcagacacacagagagacagcaGGAGATGGAAAGAGCATCAAAGCGTTTAAGGAATCCGCAAAGCAGATGCCGGACCCAGCAAACTGTGGAACTGGGATGAAGAGGTGGCCAAGAACACCTAAGGAAGAGGCCCAATCACTAGAAGACCTGGCCGGCTTCAAAGAGCtcttccagacaccagaccacaCTGAGGAATCAACAACTGATGACAAAACTACCAAAATAGCCTGCAAATCTCCACCACCAGAATCAATGGACACTCCAACAAGCACAAGGAGGCGGCCCAAAACGCCTTTGGGGAAAGGGGATATAGTGGAAGAGCTCTCAGCCCTGAAGAAGCtcacacagaccacacacacagacaaagtACCAGGAGGTGAGGATAAAGGCATCAATGTGTTTAGGGAAACtgcaaaacagaaactggacccagCAGCAAGTGTAACTGGTAGCAAGAGGCAGCCAAGAACTCCTAAGGGAAAAGCCCAACCCCTAGAAGACCTGGCCGGCTTGAAAGAGCTCTTCCAGACACCAATATGCACTGACAAGCCCACAACTCATGAGAAAACTACCAAAATGGCCTGCAGATCTCCACAACCAAACCCAGTGGACACCCCAACAATCTTCAAGCCACAGTCCAAGAGAAGTCTCAGGAAAGCAGACGTAGAGGAAGAAGTCTTAGCACTTAGGAAACGAACACCATCAGTAGGGAAAGCCATGGACATACCCAAACTAGCAGGAGGTGATGAGAAAAACATGAAAGCATCTATGGGAACTCCAGTGCAGAAATTGGACCTGCCGGGAAATTTACCCGGCAGCAAAAGACGGCCACAAACTCCTAAGGAAAAGGCCCAGCCTCTAGAAGACCTGACTGGCTTCAAAGAGCTCTTCCAGACACCAGGCACTGACAAGCCCACGACTGATGAGAAAACTACCAAAATAGCCTGTAAGTCTCCACAACCAGACCCAGTGGGCACCCCAGCAAGCACAAAGCAACGGCCCAAGAGAAGCCTCAGGAAAGCAGACGTAGAGGAAGAATTTTTAGCACTCAGGAAACGAACACCATCAGCAGGCAAAGCCATGGACACACCAAAACCATCAGTAAGTGATGAGAAAGATACCAACACATTTGTGGAAACTCCAGTGCAGAAACTGGACCTGCTAGGAAATTTACCTGGCAGCAAGAGACAGCCACAGACTTGTAAGGAAAAGGCTGAGGCTCTAGAGGACCTGGCTGGCTTCAAAGAACTCTTCCAGACACCAGGTCACACTGAGGAATCAATGACTGATGACAAAATCACAGAAGTATCCTGTAAATCTCCACAGCCAGAGTCATTCAAAACCTCAAGAAGCTCCAAGCAAAGGCTCAAGATATccgtggtgaaagtggacatgaAAGAAGAGCCCCTAGCAGTCAGCAAGCTCACACGGACGTCAGGGGAGACTACGCAAAAACACACAGAGTCAACAGGAGATAGTAAGAGCATCAAAGCATTTAAGGAGTCTCCAAAGCAGATCCTGGACCCAGCAGCAAGTGTAACTGGTAGCAGGAGGCAGCTGAGAACTCGTAAGGAAAAGGCCCGTGCTCTAGAAGACCTGGTTGACTTCAAAGAGCTCTTCTCAGCACCAGGTCACACTGAAGAGTCAATGACTGttgacaaaaacacaaaaattccctGCAAATCTCCCCCACCAGAACTAACAGACACTGCCACAAGCACAAAGAGATGCCCCAAGACACGTCTCAGGAAAGAAGTGAAAGAGAACCTCTCAGCAGTTGAGAGGCTCACGCAAACATCAGggcaaagcacacacacacacaaagaaccaGCAAGTGGTGATGAAGACATCAAAGTATTTAAGCAACGTGCAAAGAAGAAACCGAACCCAGTAGAAGAGGAACCCAGCAGGAGAAAGCCAAGAGCGCCTAAGGAAAAGGCCCAACCCCTGGAAGACCTGGCTGGCTTCAAAGAGCTCTCTGAAACATCAGGTCACACTCGGGAATCACTGACTGCTGGCAAAGCCACTAAAATACCCTGCAAATCTCCCCCACTAGAAGTAGACACCACAGCAAGCACAAAGAGGCATCTCAGGACACGTGTGCAGAAGGTACAAGTAAAAGAAGAGCCTTCAGCAGTCAAGTTCACACAAACATCAGGGGAAACCATGGATGCAGACAAAGAACCAGCAGGTGAGGATAAAGGCATCAAAGCATTGAAGGAATCTGCAAAACAGACACCGGCTCCAGTAGCAAGTGTAACTGGCAGCAGGAGACGGCCAAGAGCACCCAGGGAAAATGCCCAAGCCATAGAAGACCTAGCTGGCTTCAAAGACCCAGCACCAGGTCACACTGAAGAATCAATGACTGATGACAAAACCACTAAAATACCCTGCAAATCATCACCAGAACTAGAAGACACCGCAACAAGCTCAAAGAGACGGCCCAGGACACGTGCCCAGAAAGTAGAAGTGAAGGAGGAGCTGTTAGCAGTCGGCAAGCTCACACAAACATCAGGGGAGACCATGCACACCGACGAAGAGCCGGTAGGTGAGGGCAAAGGCATGAAAGCATTTAAGCAACCTGCAAAGCAGAAGCTGGACGCAGAAGATGTAATTGGCAGCAGGAGACGGCCAAGAGCACCTAAGGAAAAGGCCCAACCTCTAGAAGTTCTGGCCAGCTTCCAAGAGCTCTCTCAAACACCAGGCCACACTGAGGAACTGGCAAATGGTGCTGCTGATAGCTTTACAAGCGCTCCAAAGCAAACACCCGACAGTGGAAAACCTCTAAAAATATCCAGAAGAGTTATTCGGGCCCCTAAAGTAGAACCCATGGGAGACCTGGTAAGCACCAGAGACCCTGTAAAATCACAAAGCAAAAGCAACACTTCCCTGCCCGCATTGCCCTTCAAGAGGGGAGGTGGCAAAGATGGAAGCGTCATGGGAACCAAGAGGCTGCGCTGCATGCCAGCGCCAGAGGAAATTGTGGAGGAGCTGCCAGCCAGCAAGAAGCAGAGGGCTGCTCCCAGGGCAAGAGGCAAATCACCTGAACCCGTGGTCATCATGAAGAGAAGTTTGAGGACTTCTGCAAAAAGAATTGAACCTGCAGAAGAGCTGAACAGCAACAACATGAAAACCAACAAAGAGGAACACAAATTACAAGACGTGGTCCCTGAAAATAAG GGAATATCCCTGCGCTCCAGACGCCAAAATAAGACTGATGTAGAACAGCAAGTAACTGAGGTCTTTGTAGTAgcagaaagaatagaaataaacagaaatgaaaagaagccCATGAAGACCTCCCCAGAGATGGACATTCAGAATCCAGATGATGGAGCCCAGAAACCCATACCTAGAGACAAAGTCAGTGAGAACAAAAGGTGCTTGAGGTCTGTTAGACAGAATGAGAGCTCCCAGCCTAAGGTGGCAGAGGAGAGCAGAGGGCAGAAGAGTGTGAGGGTTCTCATGCAGAatcaggaagggaaaggagaagcaGGAAATTCAGACTCCATGTGTTTGAGATCAAGAAAGACAAAAAGCCAGTCTGCAGCAAGCACTTCGGAGAGCGAATCTGCACACAGAGTAACGCGGAGCGTCAAGAGGTGTGCAGAAAATCCAAAGAAG gCTGAGGACAATGTGTGCATCAAGAAAATAAGAACCAGAAGTCATAGGGACAGTGAAGATATTTAA